A window from Leptospira fletcheri encodes these proteins:
- the rpsU gene encoding 30S ribosomal protein S21, with product MVGIIVKEGESIESALKRFKRDCANAGIMSEIKRREFYEKPSIKKKKALESAKRKLEKKKRLFSRKDRG from the coding sequence ATGGTAGGAATCATCGTAAAGGAAGGAGAATCCATCGAATCCGCACTCAAGCGATTCAAAAGAGATTGCGCGAACGCAGGAATCATGAGCGAAATCAAACGTCGTGAATTCTACGAAAAACCGAGCATCAAAAAAAAGAAAGCACTCGAGTCCGCGAAACGCAAATTAGAAAAGAAAAAACGCCTTTTTTCTCGCAAGGACCGCGGTTAA
- the dnaG gene encoding DNA primase, whose product MQFQREFIDRVRREVPIESYISRFVPLQKRGKNMVGLCPFHQEKSPSFNVSLDKQFYHCFGCKASGDIFQFVMSYERVDFQRAKEILSEYSGIAIQEKGREEQERTELLYKVNRKALQFYLDMMRSPQGIPAREYLGSRGLGEELQKSFQLGFAPAGFQNLIPKVFSSKEEIKAAIEVGLVRESEKGREPYDFFRERIMFPVLDLSGRVIAFSGRILGPGKEAKYVNSPASSIFDKGRTFYHLYQAKESIQKSRTAVLVEGYLDVIGLVSKGIENVVASMGTAVTENHIRNMKKFADRFLLLLDGDSAGRKGALHGAELCLKEGLECSVVMLPEGKDPFDLSKTFGRQELQKLLESAVPASSFVVDELLEKTDSRALPEKKRKALDNLYQFLRGFNRDSDREFFLGLGARKLGISMDAVLRDYKGGGAKFAPAGSDNKVKPGVKKSGPTAAETCERKLVALLVRMNSLFSFSEEISSMEFLDPKSAFLWDFLYTRYVSEEEISPASVLSSEIPGEFKEAIAPFLLEDSEMSREDAAKVFGLLTKQQKVFVNDERMKELDRDSTLDQMEKLTRLAYYKTEKEKLLAHIRDAGSAL is encoded by the coding sequence TTGCAATTCCAAAGGGAGTTTATCGACCGAGTACGCAGGGAAGTTCCCATTGAAAGCTATATCAGTAGGTTTGTACCCCTACAAAAAAGGGGAAAAAACATGGTGGGACTTTGTCCGTTTCACCAGGAAAAATCCCCGTCTTTTAACGTATCTCTAGATAAACAATTCTACCATTGCTTCGGATGTAAGGCTTCCGGAGATATTTTCCAGTTCGTGATGAGTTATGAACGGGTGGATTTTCAGAGGGCAAAGGAAATTCTTTCCGAATATTCCGGAATCGCCATCCAGGAAAAAGGACGAGAAGAGCAGGAAAGAACCGAGCTTTTGTATAAGGTAAATCGAAAAGCGCTGCAATTTTACTTGGACATGATGCGTTCTCCGCAAGGAATTCCCGCCCGCGAATATCTCGGTTCCCGCGGATTAGGAGAGGAACTCCAGAAAAGCTTTCAGCTCGGCTTTGCACCAGCCGGTTTCCAGAATTTGATTCCGAAAGTCTTTTCCAGCAAGGAAGAAATCAAGGCCGCGATCGAAGTAGGATTGGTTCGGGAGTCCGAGAAAGGCAGGGAACCTTACGATTTTTTCCGCGAACGGATTATGTTTCCTGTGTTGGACTTGTCCGGAAGGGTGATCGCTTTTTCCGGTCGAATCCTTGGTCCGGGAAAGGAAGCGAAATATGTGAACAGCCCGGCTTCCTCCATTTTCGATAAGGGACGGACGTTTTACCATCTGTACCAGGCAAAAGAAAGCATCCAGAAATCCAGAACTGCAGTGCTGGTGGAAGGCTATTTAGACGTGATCGGGTTGGTTTCCAAGGGGATCGAGAACGTGGTCGCCAGCATGGGAACTGCGGTGACGGAAAACCATATCAGAAATATGAAAAAATTCGCGGATCGTTTCCTTCTGCTTTTGGACGGGGACTCGGCCGGAAGAAAGGGGGCACTTCATGGAGCCGAACTCTGTCTAAAGGAAGGTTTGGAATGCTCCGTCGTTATGCTTCCCGAAGGCAAGGATCCTTTCGATCTTTCCAAAACATTCGGGCGCCAGGAATTACAGAAATTATTGGAATCTGCCGTTCCGGCTTCTTCCTTCGTGGTGGATGAATTGCTGGAAAAAACGGATTCTCGGGCTCTTCCGGAAAAAAAACGAAAGGCCCTGGATAACCTATACCAATTTTTACGCGGTTTCAATCGTGATTCCGATCGGGAATTTTTCCTAGGTTTGGGCGCGAGAAAGTTGGGCATCAGTATGGATGCGGTTTTGCGAGATTATAAAGGGGGCGGAGCCAAGTTCGCACCTGCCGGGTCCGATAATAAAGTGAAGCCCGGAGTGAAGAAAAGCGGTCCAACCGCTGCGGAAACCTGTGAGAGAAAATTGGTCGCGCTACTCGTCAGAATGAATTCGCTTTTCTCCTTTTCCGAAGAGATTTCCTCCATGGAATTTTTGGATCCCAAAAGCGCCTTCCTTTGGGATTTTTTATACACGAGATACGTAAGCGAAGAGGAAATTTCCCCCGCGTCCGTCCTGTCTTCCGAGATTCCGGGAGAATTCAAGGAAGCGATCGCGCCGTTTCTGTTGGAAGATTCCGAAATGAGTCGAGAGGACGCAGCAAAGGTTTTCGGCTTATTGACGAAGCAACAAAAGGTATTCGTGAACGACGAAAGAATGAAGGAACTCGATCGGGACTCCACTCTGGACCAGATGGAGAAACTTACGAGATTGGCATATTACAAGACCGAGAAAGAAAAACTTTTAGCGCACATTCGCGACGCAGGCTCGGCGCTATGA
- a CDS encoding glycerol-3-phosphate dehydrogenase/oxidase, which yields MQKQDRKAGFKNLSETEFDVLILGGGATGAGAALDASLRGLKTALIEKSDFASGTSSRSTKLIHGGVRYLAQFHFKLIHEALTERQRLLENAPHLVKPLPFVLPTYKFYEKTYYSIGMTMYDILAWKGRLPAHKRASKEEVLKDFPALKREHLAGGIVYYDSQFNDSRLNVLLARSARKEGAVVLNRTELVSFQKKNGKIAGAKIKDLLSGQTIEVKSKVVINATGPWVDDIRLKDDPRTYRVLSPSQGIHLVFKKETIPCNTALIIPKTKDGRVVFMIPWENHVVLGTTDTPVHEISEDPLPLESEVEFLLQTGSDYLEKKLERKDILSVYAGIRPLISPEGNQDTKSISREEVILVSPSGLVTMGGGKWSTYRKMSEDLIDRVVQEGNLAPNSGCNTYHYEFPGKKGYSEELHSEIQKMYKTSPETAKRLQDAYGGEVFTVLGKKPSLLLPGSGYYKEEVEWFAVEEFALTVTDVIARRFRVQFLDLKLSEKLVSPVAQILSKHLGWKESERKKQEESAFLLIRNLSGSVWEKGKK from the coding sequence ATGCAAAAACAAGATCGCAAAGCCGGATTTAAGAACCTCTCGGAAACGGAATTCGACGTTTTGATCCTTGGCGGAGGAGCTACCGGCGCGGGGGCGGCGCTCGACGCAAGTTTGCGAGGCTTGAAAACTGCATTGATTGAAAAATCGGATTTTGCCTCGGGCACTTCTTCTCGCTCCACGAAGCTCATTCATGGCGGAGTCAGATACCTTGCCCAATTTCATTTTAAACTCATCCACGAGGCCCTGACGGAGAGACAAAGACTCCTGGAAAACGCTCCCCATTTGGTAAAACCTCTCCCCTTCGTTCTTCCTACCTATAAATTTTACGAAAAAACGTACTATAGCATAGGAATGACCATGTACGACATTCTGGCTTGGAAAGGAAGACTCCCCGCTCACAAAAGGGCTTCCAAAGAGGAAGTCCTCAAGGATTTTCCCGCCTTAAAGAGGGAGCATCTGGCCGGAGGAATCGTATATTACGATTCCCAATTTAACGATTCCAGGCTGAACGTACTATTGGCTAGGTCCGCTCGAAAGGAAGGAGCCGTAGTACTCAACCGAACGGAACTCGTATCTTTTCAAAAAAAGAACGGAAAAATCGCAGGAGCAAAAATCAAGGACCTGCTTTCGGGTCAAACGATCGAAGTCAAATCGAAGGTGGTGATCAATGCCACCGGGCCTTGGGTGGACGACATCCGCTTGAAGGACGATCCTAGGACCTATCGCGTGCTTTCCCCGAGCCAAGGAATTCATCTAGTATTCAAAAAAGAAACCATTCCATGCAATACGGCTCTGATCATTCCCAAAACGAAAGACGGTCGCGTGGTCTTTATGATTCCTTGGGAAAACCATGTGGTGCTGGGTACGACGGACACTCCCGTCCATGAGATTTCGGAAGATCCTCTGCCCCTGGAATCGGAAGTGGAATTTCTTCTGCAGACGGGTTCCGACTATCTTGAAAAAAAATTGGAACGAAAAGATATTCTTTCGGTATATGCAGGGATCCGACCTCTCATCTCGCCGGAAGGAAACCAGGATACGAAAAGTATCTCCAGGGAGGAGGTGATCTTGGTCTCTCCTTCCGGCCTGGTTACGATGGGAGGAGGAAAATGGTCGACCTACCGGAAAATGTCCGAGGACCTGATCGATCGCGTCGTTCAAGAGGGAAATCTTGCGCCGAATTCCGGCTGCAATACCTACCACTACGAGTTTCCCGGAAAAAAAGGCTATTCGGAAGAACTTCATTCGGAAATCCAAAAGATGTACAAAACTTCTCCCGAGACTGCAAAACGTCTCCAAGATGCCTATGGTGGGGAAGTCTTTACCGTTTTAGGAAAGAAACCTTCCCTTTTACTTCCAGGATCCGGCTATTATAAAGAGGAAGTGGAGTGGTTTGCAGTTGAGGAATTCGCTCTGACCGTGACGGACGTGATCGCACGCAGGTTCCGAGTCCAATTTTTAGATTTGAAATTATCGGAAAAATTGGTCTCGCCCGTCGCCCAAATCCTTTCTAAACATCTAGGCTGGAAAGAATCGGAGCGTAAAAAACAGGAAGAATCCGCGTTCTTACTGATACGCAATTTGTCGGGAAGTGTCTGGGAAAAGGGAAAAAAATAA
- a CDS encoding GatB/YqeY domain-containing protein produces the protein MSLQAKINEDLKEAIKTKQEPLLSTLRLLKADIQYELTKTGAQQLIDEQIIALIKRGYVKRNDAIQMYEKANRTDLADKEKAEAEVLKSYLPPEVGEEQILAALEKIIAEVKPTGPKDIGKVMGRVMAEFKGLNIDGSKVSAIVKSKLS, from the coding sequence ATGTCCCTACAAGCTAAGATCAATGAAGACCTGAAAGAGGCGATTAAGACAAAACAAGAGCCTCTATTGTCCACGTTACGGCTGTTAAAAGCGGATATCCAGTATGAGCTCACGAAGACGGGGGCTCAGCAGCTCATCGATGAGCAAATTATTGCTTTGATCAAGCGCGGTTATGTAAAGAGGAACGATGCGATTCAGATGTATGAAAAAGCGAATCGCACCGATTTGGCGGATAAAGAGAAGGCGGAAGCGGAAGTCTTAAAGTCTTATCTTCCTCCGGAAGTTGGCGAAGAGCAGATTTTAGCCGCTCTGGAAAAAATTATCGCGGAAGTAAAACCTACCGGGCCGAAGGATATCGGCAAGGTCATGGGGAGAGTCATGGCCGAATTTAAAGGGTTGAACATAGACGGGTCCAAGGTATCTGCGATTGTAAAATCCAAACTTTCCTAA
- the rpoD gene encoding RNA polymerase sigma factor RpoD: MENLQSMPEVQKIIAIGKANSEISYDEINEILPDKILNSEKIDDVFTLLHEMGIEIVEEYTRKTLEPSSSTVLKDDPGLVPAKPARKKKESASAAGGSEDPIRLYLKEIGKVNLISGETEVFLAKKIEKGEKIIEETILGSSILRANFIKLLPKIRSKKTKVYDLVRVDKMYAMNAEEAKKLEELFFKNISVIQEQEKVLQEAQSRIRKYSENSKKYKEFKEKIDVSKGIIDTAIRELGVSQKEIQKISQKIKSMVFRIKEIDRHFLKIKAQYGYDVRDIKAFNRFIEKNEKLDDIEKMMGVSIDEVREVIKDIRNNERKLRRMEQEAGSSVQEIKDWGEKIIKGEREIAQAKKELVKANLRLVVSIAKRYANRGMHFFDLIQEGNIGLIKAVDKFEYKKGYKFSTYATWWIRQAITRAISDQARTIRVPVHMIEQVNKVIRETRLFVQEFGRDPSNEEIAERLGWPVQKVKAVKNVAREPISLEIPVGSEEDSELGDFIEDKDVESPVNSAASSILAEQIRQVLHTLPAREQKVIRMRFGLDDGYPQTLEEVGYQFKVTRERIRQIEAKALRRLRHPSRSKKLRDYID; the protein is encoded by the coding sequence ATGGAAAATTTACAAAGCATGCCCGAAGTTCAGAAGATCATCGCGATAGGAAAGGCGAACAGCGAAATTTCCTACGACGAGATCAACGAGATACTTCCGGACAAGATCCTAAACTCCGAAAAGATAGACGACGTCTTCACTCTTCTTCACGAGATGGGAATCGAAATCGTGGAGGAATATACCAGGAAAACTTTGGAACCTTCTTCCTCCACGGTTCTTAAAGACGATCCCGGTCTTGTGCCCGCTAAACCGGCGAGAAAGAAAAAAGAATCCGCCTCGGCTGCGGGCGGTTCGGAAGATCCGATCCGACTCTATCTGAAAGAGATCGGAAAGGTAAATCTTATCTCCGGGGAAACGGAGGTCTTTCTCGCCAAGAAGATAGAGAAGGGCGAAAAGATCATCGAAGAAACCATCCTCGGTTCCTCGATTTTACGCGCCAACTTCATCAAACTTCTTCCTAAGATCCGCAGTAAGAAGACGAAGGTCTACGACTTAGTTCGCGTGGATAAGATGTACGCGATGAACGCGGAAGAAGCGAAGAAGCTAGAAGAGCTTTTTTTCAAAAACATTTCCGTCATCCAAGAGCAGGAAAAAGTACTGCAAGAGGCCCAATCCCGGATCCGCAAATATTCCGAAAATTCCAAGAAATATAAGGAATTTAAGGAGAAGATCGATGTTTCGAAAGGGATCATCGATACGGCGATCCGAGAACTGGGAGTGTCCCAAAAGGAAATCCAGAAAATCTCGCAAAAGATCAAATCGATGGTCTTTCGCATCAAGGAAATCGATCGTCATTTCCTGAAAATCAAGGCTCAGTACGGCTACGACGTCCGCGATATCAAGGCCTTCAACCGTTTCATCGAGAAAAACGAGAAGTTGGACGATATCGAAAAGATGATGGGCGTCTCCATAGACGAAGTCCGCGAAGTCATCAAAGACATTCGAAACAACGAAAGAAAACTGCGCCGCATGGAGCAGGAAGCCGGTTCCTCCGTCCAAGAGATCAAGGACTGGGGAGAAAAAATCATCAAAGGGGAAAGGGAGATCGCGCAGGCCAAAAAGGAATTGGTCAAGGCGAATTTAAGATTGGTCGTTTCCATCGCAAAACGTTATGCGAACAGGGGAATGCATTTCTTCGATCTCATCCAGGAAGGAAACATCGGTCTGATCAAGGCGGTGGACAAATTCGAATATAAGAAGGGATATAAATTTTCCACATACGCCACCTGGTGGATCCGCCAAGCGATCACTAGAGCGATTTCCGATCAGGCGAGAACGATCCGGGTCCCTGTGCATATGATCGAGCAGGTCAATAAGGTGATCCGCGAAACGAGATTGTTCGTACAGGAATTCGGAAGAGATCCTTCCAACGAGGAGATTGCGGAAAGACTCGGTTGGCCCGTACAAAAAGTGAAGGCCGTTAAAAACGTCGCCAGGGAGCCGATTTCTTTGGAAATTCCCGTAGGTTCGGAAGAGGATTCAGAATTAGGCGACTTCATCGAAGACAAGGATGTGGAATCTCCCGTGAATTCCGCGGCGTCGAGTATTCTTGCGGAGCAGATCAGACAAGTTCTTCATACCTTGCCTGCGAGGGAACAGAAAGTCATCCGGATGAGGTTCGGTTTGGATGACGGTTATCCACAAACGTTAGAGGAAGTCGGATACCAGTTCAAAGTGACCCGGGAGAGGATCCGTCAGATAGAGGCAAAAGCGCTGCGAAGACTCCGCCACCCGTCCCGTTCCAAGAAACTTCGGGATTATATCGACTAA